A section of the Scleropages formosus chromosome 16, fSclFor1.1, whole genome shotgun sequence genome encodes:
- the LOC114912442 gene encoding salivary glue protein Sgs-3-like translates to PTTTETTTTPTTTATSTTTENTTTPTTTETTTTPMTTATSTTIETPTTTTATTTATSTATETTTTQTTTATSTTTTTTTQTTTATSTTTETTTIPKTTETTTTPTTTATSTTNETTTTQTTTATTTTQTTTATSTTTETTPTTTTPTTTATSTTNETTTPTTTTRTTNTTSTTTDTTTTPTTTTPTTNGTSTKIETPTTPTTTETTTTPTTTATENRNVKHY, encoded by the exons cccacaacaactgaaacaacaaccactccaacgacaaccgcaacgtcgaccacaactgaaaatacgacaactcccacaacaactgaaacaacaacaactccaatgacaaccgcaacgtcgaccacaattgaaacacctacaactacCACAGcgacgacaaccgcaacatcgaccgcaactgaaacaacaaccacccagacgacaaccgcaacgtcgaccacaa CTACAACTaccacccagacgacaaccgcaacgtcgaccacaactgaaacaacgacaattcccaaaacaactgaaacaacaaccactccaacgacaaccgcaacgtcgaccacaaatgaaacaacaaccacccagacgacaaccgcaac aactaccacccagacgacaaccgcaacgtcgaccacaactgaaacaactcccacaactaccaccccgacgacaaccgcaacatcgaccacaaatgaaacaacaacTCCGACAACTACCACCCGGACGACAAAcacaacgtcgaccacaactgatacaacgacaactcccacaactacgaCCCCGACGACAAACGGAACGTCGACCAAAattgaaacacctacaactcccacaacaactgaaacaacaaccactccaacgacaaccgcaac CGAAAACCGGAACGTCAAACACTACTGA